A part of Tigriopus californicus strain San Diego chromosome 10, Tcal_SD_v2.1, whole genome shotgun sequence genomic DNA contains:
- the LOC131888397 gene encoding protein ZNRD2-like has product MAGLEDNDAWTPPSEAEMKIIQAKRERSDKISKIIGQYLLKGYKMLATSCPQCSSIELEDKQGQIYCVACAEVDCQETSKDNPAISQPAARVALREMEETAPPPPISASSRTHSTRILGTHSNTLPSLPVNTLLGLNSNSQCDGLLGLNSVGHSELMAESRLATQAILHQMREARIKVQDTSDVLASEQYVRFMKTCADSLAALAALAK; this is encoded by the coding sequence ATGGCCGGCCTGGAGGACAATGATGCTTGGACCCCGCCCTCAGAGGCCGAGATGAAGATCATTCAAGCCAAACGGGAGCGATCCGACAAGATCTCCAAGATCATCGGCCAATATCTGCTCAAGGGTTACAAGATGCTGGCCACTTCTTGTCCTCAATGCAGTTCCATCGAGCTAGAGGACAAACAAGGCCAGATCTATTGTGTGGCTTGTGCTGAGGTGGATTGCCAGGAGACCTCCAAGGACAATCCGGCCATCAGCCAACCCGCGGCCCGGGTGGCTCTCCGAGAAATGGAAGAAACCGCCCCGCCGCCTCCGATATCGGCCTCGAGCAGAACCCACAGTACCCGAATCTTGGGTACTCACTCCAATACATTGCCTTCCCTACCGGTGAATACCTTATTGGGCTTGAACTCGAATAGCCAGTGCGATGGATTATTAGGCTTGAATTCCGTGGGTCATTCGGAACTGATGGCAGAGAGTCGCTTGGCTACGCAAGCTATTCTTCATCAGATGCGAGAGGCTCGGATCAAGGTCCAGGACACCTCCGATGTGCTGGCTAGTGAGCAGTATGTGCGATTCATGAAAACCTGTGCGGATAGTCTGGCGGCCTTGGCGGCTCTGGCCAAATAG
- the LOC131888389 gene encoding probable ATP-dependent RNA helicase DDX46 (The sequence of the model RefSeq protein was modified relative to this genomic sequence to represent the inferred CDS: added 76 bases not found in genome assembly), translated as MGKDRRHRRTPSPSPERDRRDRRDRDRDRAVHRRRSRSRDRAPHRRRSRSRERDNARRERDRPHRERRSRSKSRERKKRSRSREPAESKIGLMEPRKLKKIEPVLEANPESEGPKHEEEDEGAFDASSLDKDKELTRLELETKKRRERIEKWRSEKKKMEMENIRKEFMAGRSAPTMPVITTHNKEETTPKSMGKWSLEDDNDDEEPDALNKGQTEDDEDPLEAYMNTIQKEVKKLRGGGGLAAKGQVFDKSMNGAPGEKKKGMVIMMGVAKKKDDAPKKPKRGELIEQNQDGLEYSSEEEGEKLEDAMTKLANKGKKDMIRIDHNKIEYIDFQKDFYREVPELAKMTDEEVEAYRLELEGVKVKGRNVPKPIKNWPQCGVSGKVLAVLKKLNYDKPTPIQAQAIPICMSGRDMIGIAKTGSGKTLAFLLPMFRHIAAQPELEEGDGPIAIVMTPTRELCMQIGQEVRKFQRGLKGIRSVCVYGGTGISEQIAELKRGAEIIICTPGRMIDMLAANSGRVTNTRRITFIVLDEADRMFDMGFEPQVMRIIDNCRPDKQMVMFSATFPRQMEALARRILSKPIELAVGGKSVVCKDIDQIIHIVEDEQKFLKLLEVLGQSMDKGLAIVFVDKQEHADSLLKDLMNASYTSCSSLHGGIDQYDRESTITDFKSGKIKILVTTSVCARGLDVKELVLVVNYDCPNHYEDYVHRCGRTGRAGNHGYAHTFLTPEQGRYAGEIIKALELSEALVPQDLRALWNSYKAKQTEEGKTLKSGGGFGGSGFKFDESEATYTTEKKKFQKTVFGLQDSDDEDVEEEIDQQIELMLDPKRSVKTVSAAEAASSGLVPGTNVPSGTNPTGSSSAADKLELAKRLASKINIKNNPKGASQQMAESYLSGKQGQPLITAKTVADHLAAKLNAKLNYQPLEDAAEQEEEKGFQKFEEELIINDFPQQARWKVTSKEALAQISEYSDAGITVRGTYYPPGKSVPEGERKLFLAIESTNELSVQKAKVEITRLLKEELMKLQTSGIQHINKGRYKVL; from the coding sequence ATCGGGATCGCGCCGTCCATCGCCGGCGATCTCGAAGTCGCGACCGCGCGCCCCATCGACGTCGCTCCCGATCCCGGGAACGCGATAATGCTCGACGGGAGCGCGATCGACCGCATCGAGAGCGCCGCTCACGGTCCAAATCGCGCGAACGTAAGAAGCGATCGCGATCCCGCGAACCCGCCGAATCCAAGATCGGCCTCATGGAGCCTcggaaattgaagaaaatcgAGCCGGTTTTAGAGGCTAATCCGGAGAGCGAAGGTCCAAAAcacgaagaagaggacgagggAGCGTTTGATGCCAGTAGTCTGGATAAGGATAAGGAGCTGACCCGATTGGAATTGGAGACGAAGAAGCGGCGGGAGCGGATTGAGAAATGGCGGtccgagaagaagaagatggagaTGGAGAACATTCGCAAAGAATTCATGGCGGGTCGATCCGCTCCCACGATGCCCGTGATCACCACCCATAACAAGGAGGAAACCACGCCCAAATCCATGGGCAAGTGGAGTCTCGAGGACGATAATGACGACGAAGAGCCGGATGCGCTGAATAAAGGTCAGACTGAGGACGACGAAGACCCTTTGGAGGCGTACATGAATACCATTCAGAAAGAGGTTAAGAAACTCCGAGGAGGCGGTGGATTGGCGGCCAAAGGCCAAGTGTTTGACAAGTCCATGAATGGAGCCCCGggggaaaagaagaaaggtaTGGTGATTATGATGGGCgtggccaagaagaaagatGACGCTCCCAAGAAACCTAAGCGAGGGGAGttgattgaacaaaatcaGGACGGATTAGAGTACTCTAGTGAAGAAGAGGGTGAGAAGCTGGAAGACGCCATGACCAAGTTAGCCAACAAAGGGAAGAAGGACATGATCCGCATCGACCACAACAAAATCGAATACATCGATTTCCAAAAGGATTTCTACCGCGAGGTTCCCGAACTAGCCAAGATGACCGACGAGGAAGTCGAAGCCTACCGCCTCGAGTTGGAAGGCGTCAAAGTCAAAGGCCGCAACGTACCCAAACCCATCAAGAACTGGCCCCAATGTGGCGTCTCGGGGAAAGTCTTGGCCGTGTTGAAGAAACTGAACTACGACAAACCCACCCCCATTCAAGCGCAAGCCATTCCCATCTGCATGTCCGGACGGGATATGATCGGGATCGCCAAAACGGGCAGTGGTAAGACCTTGGCTTTTTTGCTACCCATGTTTCGACACATCGCAGCCCAACCTGAGCTGGAAGAAGGAGATGGGCCCATTGCCATCGTCATGACCCCGACCCGTGAGCTGTGCATGCAAATCGGACAAGAAGTGCGGAAATTCCAACGAGGTCTCAAGGGCATCCGAAGTGTGTGCGTGTACGGCGGAACCGGGATCTCCGAACAGATCGCCGAGTTGAAACGGGGGGCCGAGATCATTATCTGCACACCTGGTCGCATGATTGACATGTTGGCCGCTAATTCCGGGCGTGTGACCAACACTCGACGCATCACTTTTATCGTGTTGGACGAGGCTGACCGCATGTTTGACATGGGATTTGAACCCCAAGTCATGCGGATCATTGACAATTGTCGTCCGGACAAACAAATGGTCATGTTTAGTGCCACTTTTCCGAGACAAATGGAGGCTCTCGCTCGACGAATCCTGTCCAAGCCCATTGAATTGGCAGTGGGTGGAAAGAGTGTGGTGTGTAAAGATATTGACCAAATTATTCACATCGTAGAAGACGAGCAGAAGTTCTTGAAGCTTCTCGAGGTCTTGGGACAATCCATGGATAAAGGGCTGGCCATTGTGTTTGTTGATAAGCAGGAACACGCCGACTCACTCCTGAAAGATCTCATGAACGCCAGCTATACTTCGTGCAGTTCTCTCCACGGAGGGATCGATCAGTACGACCGCGAGAGTACAATCACGGATTTCAAGTCCGGCAAGATCAAGATCCTGGTGACAACGTCGGTGTGCGCCCGTGGCTTGGACGTGAAGGAATTGGTGCTGGTGGTTAACTACGATTGTCCCAATCACTACGAAGACTATGTACACCGCTGTGGGCGAACGGGACGAGCCGGAAACCACGGGTATGCCCACACGTTTCTCACGCCCGAACAAGGCCGATACGCGGGAGAGATCATCAAAGCCTTAGAGTTGTCCGAGGCCCTGGTCCCTCAAGACTTGCGGGCCTTGTGGAACTCGTACAAGGCCAAACAAACGGAAGAGGGGAAAACGCTGAAATCTGGTGGGGGCTTTGGAGGTTCGGGTTTCAAGTTCGACGAGAGTGAGGCCACATATACTACCGAGAAGAAAAAGTTCCAGAAAACCGTCTTTGGACTGCAGGATTCGGATGATGAGGACGTGGAAGAGGAAATTGACCAACAAATCGAACTCATGCTCGACCCCAAGCGATCTGTCAAGACTGTGTCAGCCGCTGAAGCCGCCTCAAGCGGTCTCGTGCCGGGAACAAACGTCCCTAGTGGCACTAATCCCACGGGTTCGAGCTCGGCGGCGGACAAGTTAGAGTTGGCCAAGCGACTGGCCTCCAAGATCAATATCAAGAACAATCCCAAGGGTGCCTCGCAACAAATGGCGGAAAGCTATCTCTCCGGCAAACAAGGACAGCCTCTGATCACGGCCAAAACCGTGGCGGATCATTTGGCCGCCAAACTCAATGCCAAGCTCAACTATCAACCCTTGGAAGACGCCGCCGAGcaggaagaggagaagggcTTCCAAAAGTTCGAGGAGGAGCTCATCATCAACGACTTCCCTCAACAGGCCCGATGGAAAGTCACCTCCAAAGAGGCCTTGGCCCAAATCAGCGAGTATTCCGATGCGGGCATCACGGTCCGTGGAACGTATTATCCGCCCGGAAAATCCGTGCCCGAGGGTGAACGCAAACTCTTCTTGGCCATCGAATCCACCAATGAGCTCTCGGTGCAAAAAGCCAAAGTGGAGATCACCCGGTTATTGAAAGAAGAGCTCATGAAGCTACAGACCTCCGGAATCCAACACATAAACAAAGGTCGCTACAAAGTTCTCTAG
- the LOC131888392 gene encoding X-ray repair cross-complementing protein 6-like, translated as MADHWQDDTDEASDELQDFRFGGKDAVLFLIDATPPMHGPPSDGLDDESDPDTPQFSHFQMAIKAALHTLRTQILSSPNDLVGILLYGTQKHVGVDTFEHLSLLCPLSPPEAGHILRLEKILSQPDRFEDEFGTCDRFSLYDALWKSQTLFGEVQAGKIGTKKILLMTNQADPHQDQSDERRKAMKKASDLFHNHIYLDVLPLGPKFQMERFFKDLVQLADDDRADFGDPTVKMDDLLKIVRKRIHKKRSTGKVYLEFGPNMKISVNTYNFISKSYKPSKVKLAKDTNEEVVIQRSFFHPVTGAPLLPSDIKKYQDYGGKRIKLTQDETKAITMLDGELGMKIVGFKPLSSLKWGQYVRSSSFIYPEEKMIKGSRQVFAALLIKCLEKRVMAVCSFKARDSSGPSFVALVPQEERKDYEGHQTAPPGFHVVFLPFADDFRATPSVPMIEPEPEQLSAAKALVKKIKMKGYHPEAFSNPDLQFHYAMIEAMALERDDVDTPKDDTMPDMEFLAKKLQDVGRDFLESVYPDGYDPQASSTKRKAPAAKKEPAVKKTKTVDVDQEFDMGSYVDSKTVPKLTVQVLKDYLKANDIDVAGMKKAQLVDEVYRFFK; from the coding sequence ATGGCCGACCATTGGCAGGATGACACGGACGAGGCCTCGGACGAGCTTCAAGATTTCCGTTTCGGTGGCAAGGACGctgtgttgtttttgattgatgcCACTCCCCCAATGCACGGGCCCCCCTCGGACGGCCTGGATGACGAATCTGACCCTGATACACCCCAGTTCAGTCACTTTCAAATGGCTATCAAAGCGGCTTTGCACACTTTGAGGACCCAAATTCTGAGTTCACCCAATGACTTGGTGGGCATTCTCTTGTACGGCACGCAAAAGCATGTAGGCGTGGATACTTTCGAGCATCTTTCATTATTGTGTCCTTTGAGTCCGCCTGAGGCGGGTCATATTCTTCGATTGGAGAAAATCCTGTCGCAGCCTGATCGGTTTGAAGACGAATTCGGGACATGTGATCGATTTTCGCTTTACGATGCTCTTTGGAAGTCGCAGACGCTTTTTGGCGAGGTTCAAGCCGGGAAGATTGGCACCAAGAAGATCCTGTTGATGACCAATCAGGCGGATCCACACCAGGACCAGAGTGATGAACGGAGGAAGGCCATGAAAAAGGCCAGTGACTTGTTCCATAATCACATCTATTTGGACGTGCTCCCATTGGGACCTAAATTCCAGATGGAACGCTTCTTCAAGGATTTGGTCCAATTGGCCGATGATGATCGTGCGGACTTTGGTGACCCCACCGTCAAGATGGATGATCTGCTCAAGATCGTTCGGAAACGGATCCACAAGAAACGAAGCACGGGTAAAGTGTACTTGGAATTCGGGCCAAACATGAAGATCTCGGTAAATACATACAACTTTATTAGCAAATCGTATAAACCGAGCAAGgtcaaattggccaaagaTACCAACGAGGAGGTTGTCATTCAGCGAAGCTTTTTCCATCCGGTTACGGGTGCACCGTTACTGCCTTCGGATATAAAAAAGTATCAGGATTACGGAGGGAAACGCATCAAATTGACCCAAGACGAGACCAAGGCCATCACCATGTTGGACGGTGAATTGGGGATGAAAATTGTGGGATTCAAGCCCTTatcatcattgaaatggggccAGTATGTCCGGTCAAGTAGCTTCATCTACCCAGAGGAGAAGATGATTAAAGGCTCGAGGCAGGTTTTTGCGGCCTTGCTCATCAAATGCTTGGAAAAGCGGGTCATGGCCGTGTGCTCTTTCAAAGCCAGAGATAGTTCGGGTCCATCATTTGTGGCATTAGTCCCACAAGAGGAGCGGAAAGACTACGAAGGTCATCAGACTGCACCGCCGGGATTCCATGTGGTGTTTCTACCCTTCGCTGACGACTTTCGTGCCACGCCCTCTGTACCAATGATTGAACCTGAACCCGAACAACTGAGCGCGGCTAAAGCCTTggtgaaaaagatcaaaatgaaaggataTCATCCGGAGGCATTTAGTAATCCGGATCTGCAATTCCATTACGCCATGATCGAAGCCATGGCCTTGGAAAGAGATGATGTCGATACTCCCAAGGATGACACCATGCCCGATATGGAGTTCCTTGCCAAGAAGCTCCAAGACGTTGGGAGAGACTTCTTGGAGAGCGTCTATCCCGATGGCTACGACCCTCAAGCCTCTTCGACAAAACGCAAAGCCCCCGCAGCCAAAAAGGAGCCAGCCGTGAAAAAGACCAAAACTGTTGACGTGGATCAGGAATTCGATATGGGCTCGTACGTAGACAGCAAAACCGTTCCCAAACTCACTGTTCAAGTATTAAAAGACTACCTCAAAGCCAATGATATCGACGTGGCTGGCATGAAGAAAGCACAACTGGTTGATGAGGTGTACAGATTCTTCAAGTGA
- the LOC131888394 gene encoding protein HGH1 homolog — translation MEKSALEEMIQFLEPSARLDVKSMALQHIVSLTATSEGVALVDQVPPLYKQLLALLTDPKGQASVCKDAALAFINLTGSQSVCHRLLDDPHLDLIAALWQCVSNPESTVADPACMILSNLTIDKVCCDLLAETLKAKDITLDKVIYVFCQEGYNQASAKLHYLGPFLSNLSQLESIRASILDRTGCVIQRLLPFTEYKASRVRRGGIVGTLRNCCFEPKYHEWLLSEEVDILPRLLLPLAGPTPETLEPEDIEKLPMDLQYLDEDKTLEEDPDIRKMLLEALTQLCATRKCREIIRGQSAYFILRELHKVEKDKTVRLACENLVDILIKKEEEINLDSYHDVEVPNEMVPEFEQMDKEYLKE, via the coding sequence ATGGAAAAGAGTGCCTTGGAGGAAATGATTCAATTTCTGGAGCCTTCGGCCCGTTTGGACGTGAAATCCATGGCCTTACAACATATCGTGAGTTTAACAGCCACATCGGAAGGTGTGGCCTTGGTTGATCAGGTTCCACCACTTTACAAGCAATTGCTAGCCCTGCTCACCGATCCCAAAGGCCAAGCTTCGGTGTGCAAAGATGCTGCTCTGGCCTTTATCAACCTCACCGGTAGCCAATCAGTCTGTCACCGATTATTGGATGACCCTCATTTGGACTTGATTGCCGCCTTGTGGCAGTGCGTGTCCAATCCGGAATCCACGGTGGCCGATCCCGCTTGCATGATTCTGTCCAACTTGACCATTGACAAAGTGTGTTGTGATTTGCTCGCCGAAACGCTCAAGGCCAAGGATATCACGCTCGATAAAGTCATTTACGTGTTCTGTCAAGAAGGCTACAATCAAGCTTCGGCTAAACTTCATTACCTGGGTCCCTTTCTGTCCAATTTGAGTCAATTGGAATCGATTCGAGCGTCAATTTTAGACCGAACGGGTTGCGTGATCCAAAGGCTACTGCCTTTCACCGAGTACAAGGCTTCACGGGTCAGACGAGGTGGGATTGTGGGCACCTTGCGCAATTGCTGCTTTGAACCGAAGTATCACGAATGGCTTTTGTCCGAAGAGGTGGACATTCTACCCCGATTATTGCTACCTTTAGCTGGACCCACCCCTGAGACTTTGGAACCCGAGGACATTGAGAAACTGCCTATGGACCTTCAATACCTGGATGAGGATAAGACGTTGGAAGAGGATCCAGATATCCGGAAGATGCTCTTGGAGGCACTGACCCAATTGTGTGCCACTCGTAAATGTCGCGAAATAATCCGGGGTCAAAGtgcatatttcattttgagagaGTTGCACAAAGTCGAAAAGGACAAAACGGTCCGATTAGCGTGTGAGAATCTGGTGGACATTCTGatcaaaaaagaggaagagatCAATTTGGACAGTTATCATGACGTGGAGGTGCCCAATGAAATGGTACCAGAATTTGAACAAATGGATAAGGAATACTTGAAGGAGTGA